From a single Daphnia pulex isolate KAP4 chromosome 2, ASM2113471v1 genomic region:
- the LOC124209480 gene encoding 28S ribosomal protein S2, mitochondrial-like, whose product MEYEAAVKGRLKLKGTANKDIQKKLKKKNKEKAKNDGESSKTKEQNETPQSYKQPVVKTKAQLKFEQMKEEQQKKRILEKASKTHKQRVEEFNRHLDSLTEHFDIPKVSPGNLNATALKVNQPTELKERELKEITNPLRFPDYFGVRNLFRLKDLFDAKVHYGHKDGTLHPNMKPYIFGSRLGHIIFDLDKTTELLQDALNFTAHIAYKGGIILFVSHYPQHTLTVENAAKEAGEYAHAREWDFHLLTNSEKIYKGVTRLPDLIIMVSTLNPQMQEHTAVRDAAKMCIPTIGIVDSNSNPNLITYPVPGNDDSPTAVRLYCNLFRDAILLGKSKKSEVPSS is encoded by the exons ATGGAGTACGAGGCTGCTGTGAAAGGCCGtttaaaattgaaaggaaCTGCTAATAAAGATATTCAAAA GAAActtaagaagaagaacaaggaaAAGGCTAAGAATGATGGAGAGTCTTCTAAAACTAAAGAGCAAAATGAAACCCCACAATCATACAAGCAGCCTGTGGTTAAAACAAAGGCTCAATTGAAGTTTGAACAGATGAAGGAGGAACAACAGAAAAAGCGAATTCTAGAAAAGGCCTCTAAGACTCACAAGCAACGTGTTGAGGAATTTAACAGACATCTTGACAGTCTAACAGAGCATTTTGATATTCCTAAA gTTTCTCCTGGAAATTTG AACGCAACAGCTTTGAAAGTTAATCAACCAACTGAGCTTAAAGAGAGGG AATTGAAGGAAATCACAAATCCTCTCCGATTTCCTGATTATTTTGGTGTAAGGAATCTGTTCAGACTGAAGGATTTGTTTGATGCAAAAGTGCACTATGGACACAAGGATGGAACACTGCATCCCAATATGAAACCCTACATTTTTGGATCTCGACTAGGTCACATCATCTTTGATTTGGATAAAACAACTGAACTGTTACAAGATGCACTCAACTTCACAGCCCATATAGCCTATAAAGGaggaataattttatttgtatctCACTATCCACAACACACTTTAACAGTAGAAAATGCAGCAAAAGAAGCAGGGGAATATGCTCATGCAAGAGAATGGGATTTCCATCTCTTGACAAATTCTGAAAAGATTTATAAAGGTGTAACCCGATTACCTGATCTTATCATTATGGTTTCCACATTGAACCCCCAGATGCAG GAACACACTGCTGTCAGGGATGCAGCCAAAATGTGTATTCCAACTATAGGAATTGTGGACTCAAACAGCAATCCAAATTTGATAACTTATCCAGTACCGGGTAATGACGATTCCCCAACAGCAGTTCGGTTATATTGTAATTTGTTTCGCGATGCCATCTTGTTGggcaaatctaaaaaatcagAAGTACCATCATCTTAG
- the LOC124207987 gene encoding ATP-dependent RNA helicase me31b-like: MAEAVASQPSLVANNHALSPMRPSPQPLIAKQENNSDNFWKSQLKIPPKDRRKQTSDVTNTKGTSFEDFCLKRELLMGIFEKGWETPSPIQEVGIPMALTGRNILARAKNGTGKTGAYCIPVLEQVVPSEQHIQALIVVPTRELALQTSQICIELAKHLDIRIMVTTGGTDLKDDIMRIFGKVHVVIATPGRVLDLMEKKIAVMDRCKVLVLDEADKLLSQDFMGMLDRIISFLPAKRQILLYSATFPVTVEEFMRKHIDNPYEINLMEELTLKGVTQYYAFVQERQKVHCLNTLFSKLQINQSIIFCNSTQRVELLAKKITELGYSCYYIHARMQQAHRNRVFHDFRNGLCRNLVCSDLFTRGIDIQAVNVVINFDFPKMAETYLHRIGRSGRFGHLGIAINLITYEDRFALHRIESELSTEIKPIPKVIDKSLYVAEFQEDSEEQSGK; this comes from the exons atGGCAGAAGCCGTTGCTAGTCAGCCAAGCTTAGTGGCCAACAATCATGCCCTTTCGCCGATGAGACCCAGTCCTCAGCCGCTAATTGCGAAGCA AGAGAATAACTCTGACAATTTCTGGAAGTCTCAGTTGAAGATCCCACCCAAGGATCGTAGAAAACAGACTAGC GATGTTACCAACACTAAGGGAACAAGTTTTGAAGACTTTTGTCTGAAGCGTGAATTGTTGATGGGTATCTTTGAAAAGGGATGGGAGACACCTTCACCCATTCAAGAGGTTGGAATTCCTATGGCTCTGACTGGGCGTAATATCCTGGCTCGTGCTAAGAATGGAACTGGAAAAACAGGTGCTTATTGTATACCAGTATTGGAACAAGTAGTTCCGTCTGAGCAACACATCCAAG caTTAATTGTTGTGCCAACACGTGAACTGGCATTGCAAACAAGCCAAATCTGCATTGAACTAGCTAAACATTTGGATATTCGTATCATGGTGACTACTGGTGGTACTGACCTGAAAGATGACATTATGAGGATCTTTGGAAAAG TTCATGTTGTGATTGCCACTCCTGGTCGTGTTTTGGATCTGATGGAAAAGAAGATTGCGGTAATGGACCGTTGTAAGGTCCTTGTTTTGGATGAG GCTGACAAACTGCTCTCTCAAGACTTCATGGGAATGTTGGATCGTATAATTTCGTTCCTACCAGCCAAGCGCCAAATTTTGCTTTATTCGGCAACTTTCCCTGTAACTGTCGAGGAGTTTATG AGGAAACACATTGATAACCCAtatgaaatcaatttgatgGAAGAACTAACACTGAAAGGTGTCACGCAATACTACGCTTTTGTCCAAGAACGGCAAAAAGTGCACTGCCTCAATACGCTGTTTTCTAAA TTGCAGATCAATCAAAGTATTATCTTCTGCAACTCCACTCAACGTGTGGAACTTTTGGCTAAGAAGATCACTGAGCTGGGCTACTCGTGCTATTACATTCATGCCCGTATGCAGCAAGCTCACAGAAACCGCGTCTTccatgatttccgtaatggGCTGTGCCGTAACCTCGTGTGCTCCG ATTTGTTCACTCGTGGTATTGACATTCAAGCTGTGAACGTGGTCATCAACTTCGACTTTCCCAAGATGGCTGAAACTTACCTGCACAGGATTGGTCGTTCGGGTCGGTTTGGACACCTGGGTATTGCTATCAATCTGATTACTTATGAAGATCGTTTCGCCCTGCATCGCATTGAGAGTGAACTTAGCACTGAAATCAAGCCCATTCCTAAG GTCATTGACAAATCCCTCTACGTGGCCGAGTTCCAAGAAGATTCCGAGGAGCAATCAGGAAAGTAA